A portion of the Juglans microcarpa x Juglans regia isolate MS1-56 chromosome 1D, Jm3101_v1.0, whole genome shotgun sequence genome contains these proteins:
- the LOC121255908 gene encoding uncharacterized mitochondrial protein AtMg00810-like, giving the protein MDTELEALELNNTWILTDLPLEKSLLTANMFTKPSIIPMKRVDYHETFSPVVKIVTVKTILALAVIKGWHLQQFDVNNVFLNGELKEEIYMKKPPGYCKGKPGQSKADYSLFTCITNTTFTALLVYVDDIVVASSFLDSISALKIVLNNQFRIKDLGPLRYFLGIEVARSPTGIHLCQRKYTLDILADSGQLASKPLKIPMDQNHKLSKSTGTPLADLTPYRQLIGRLLYLTITRPDISYSTQVLSQFMDHPSTSHLAAAHKVLRYLKNAPGQGILLSSTSLIQLKGYYDSNTCPNTRKSITGYCIFLGHSLISWRSKKETTVSRSSAEAEYRAMASITTEFTWLRHLFTDLSIPHPQAAELFCDNQAALHITANPVFHERTKHIEVDCHLIRDKIIEGSIQTAHVSTN; this is encoded by the exons ATGGACACTGAACTTGAGGCTTTAGAACTCAATAACACATGGATCCTTACTGATTTGCCTTTGGAAAAATCCCTATTGACTGCAAATATGTTTACAAAACCAAGTATTATTCCAATG AAAAGGGTGGACTACCATGAGACCTTCTCACCAGTTGTGAAGATAGTTACTGTCAAAACTATATTAGCCTTAGCTGTAATTAAGGGGTGGCATCTACAACAATTTGATGTTAACAATGTTTTTCTCAATGGGGAGCTGAAAGAGGAAATATACATGAAAAAGCCACCTGGTTATTGCAAGGGTAAACCTGGTCAA TCCAAGGCTGATTACAGCCTCTTCACTTGCATCACTAATACCACATTTACAGCATTACTAgtctatgtagatgacataGTAGTTGCTAGTAGTTTCCTTGATTCAATCTCTGCCCTCAAAATCGTTTTGAACAACCAATTCAGAATTAAAGACCTTGGACCTTTGAGATATTTTCTTGGCATTGAGGTTGCTAGATCTCCTACTGGTATTCATCTTTGTCAAAGAAAATACACTTTAGATATCCTTGCTGATTCTGGACAATTGGCTTCTAAGCCCTTAAAGATTCCAATGGATCAAAATCACAAATTAAGCAAGTCCACAGGGACTCCTCTAGCTGATCTCACTCCATATAGACAACTAATTGGACGCTTACTTTACCTCACCATAACCAGACCAGATATAAGCTACTCCACTCAGGTTCTCAGTCAATTTATGGACCATCCTTCCACCTCTCATCTTGCTGCTGCTCATAAGGTATTGAGATACCTTAAAAATGCACCTGGTCAAGGGATACTACTATCATCTACATCTTTAATCCAGCTGAAGGGCTACTATGACTCAAATACCTGCCCTAATACCCGAAAGTCCATTACTGGTTATTGTATTTTCTTGGGTCATTCTCTCATTTCTTGGAGATCCAAGAAAGAAACAACTGTGTCAAGATCATCTGCTGAGGCAGAATACCGTGCCATGGCCTCCATTACCACTGAATTCACTTGGCTGAGGCACTTATTTACTGATCTTTCTATCCCTCATCCACAAGCTGCTGAATTGTTTTGTGACAACCAAGCTGCTTTACATATAACAGCTAACCCAGTCTTTCACGAAAGGACAAAACATATTGAAGTGGATTGCCATTTAATCAGAGATAAAATCATAGAAGGCAGTATTCAAACTGCTCATGTCTCAACAAATTGA